In Campylobacter sp. MIT 12-8780, the genomic window TTTTGACATACTTTTTATAATGATGAGATTTGGAAATTCTTTAAAAAGTTGCTCGGTTTGAACAAGATCATATTGCTTGTTTTCATAAGCAAAGTGTATAAAGGATTCATCAAGTATAATATTTGATAAGTGCTTGAGTTCTGTAAGTATATATCTTAAATTTTCATAATTAATATATCCACCATCTGGGTTGTTTGGATTAATGATTACAATACTATCAGCCTTGCTATCTTTAACAAATTTTATATATCGCTCAATATCTAAGGCATATTGTTTTTCCTTTAAGAGTTGGAAGTAAAGCACTTGCGTATCAGCTCTTACAAATTCGTAATATGATGAAAATGTAGGGATATTTACGATTAATTTTTTCCCAACAAAATTATGCAAAACAGCTTGAATGATTTCTATAGCACCATTACCTATAAAAATATTTTCAGCATCTATGTTTAGATATTGGGCAATAACATCTGCAATAACACTATTTTGAGAAGGATAAAACTCCAAAACATCTCTTAATTTGTCACTATCAATCAAATCCTTTTTGAGATAATTTAAAAAAAGTTCTGTTGCATAAGGATTAGATAAAAAACAAGCATCAACTTTGATTTGCAATTCTGGTAGTTTTTGGGCTATAGTAAAAATGCTTGGACTATGACTTCCAGAAGATTCTTTTAGTCTTTTAATCTTTGCAGCAAGTCTTTTTTCTTGCTCGTTAAGCTCTATCATTACAATTTCTTTCAATAATAAAAGCGTGAAAATAATTGATTTTTTCACGAAAAATATAGCTAACAAGGTAAATTTCCTCCTTGTTGAGTTATAAATTCTTGTATCTTTTGAGCAACTAGTCCCATCTGCTTTCTTGTTCCTATACTAATACGGCAATGATTTGCAATGATGTGAGAATAATTGCGTATAAAAATACCATCTCGTTCCAAGTAATTCACGAAAAGAGTCGTATTCTCATTTCTCATCAAAACAAAATTAGTTACGGATCCATGGGCAAGCCCCCCCCCCATAACTAAGTCCATACTAGTTATAAATTCCTTTCTTGCTAGTTTTACTTCATTAATATAATTTTGAGTGTATTCTAAGTCATTTAAAGCTGCTATAGCTGCTACTTGTGCTAAGGCATTAACATTTTTTGGGTTTCTTAATTTATTTAAAGCTAAAATATTTTCACTATGAGAAATAACATAGCCTATTCTAAGTCCAGCTAAAGCAAAAGCCTTAGAAAAAGTTCTTGTTATAATGATGTTTTTATATTGCTGAACCAAATCCTGCATACTAGTGCCATAAAATTCATAATAAGCTTCATCAATAATAAAAAGCACTTGTTCAAAATCTTGTAGTAATTTTGTTAATTTTTCTTTATCATAAGCTTTTCCAGTAGGATTATTAGGATTACAAATATAAACACACTTTATATTGTTTGTGATTATGAATTTATTAAGAAGTTCAAAATTAAGTTCAAAATCTGCATCTAGCATAAAGGGTAAAGTTTTTATTCCTATACCCTGCGCTCTGGCTCTAAAATTATCATAAGTTGGGCTTATTATGGCTATTTTATCACTATTTTCTAAAAAAACAGAAAGAATAAACTCATGAGCCGCATCAGAACTTGCAAAAGTTTGTATATTTTCAATGCTTACTCTGCAGTATTTTGCCAAAGATTCTAGCAATGAAATATTGTTGGTATTTGGATACCAATTTAAAAAA contains:
- a CDS encoding pyridoxal phosphate-dependent aminotransferase; amino-acid sequence: MIELNEQEKRLAAKIKRLKESSGSHSPSIFTIAQKLPELQIKVDACFLSNPYATELFLNYLKKDLIDSDKLRDVLEFYPSQNSVIADVIAQYLNIDAENIFIGNGAIEIIQAVLHNFVGKKLIVNIPTFSSYYEFVRADTQVLYFQLLKEKQYALDIERYIKFVKDSKADSIVIINPNNPDGGYINYENLRYILTELKHLSNIILDESFIHFAYENKQYDLVQTEQLFKEFPNLIIIKSMSKDFGIAGIRSGYGIMSKDKVASLLHNGYLWNSSGLSEYFFRLYVQKYFLQEYEKIRKKYISQTQVFYDNLSKIQAIKVYPSMSNFALVELLDKSTSADFVTKMLVKYGIYTRTCNDKIGLDGEFVRIASRTYEENEIISNAMKDLFL
- a CDS encoding pyridoxal phosphate-dependent aminotransferase, which codes for MKANKNIQELSPYVSIPHKVWDIENKKGVLKLDWNEATIPPSPKVFQAIQSFLKDNFLNWYPNTNNISLLESLAKYCRVSIENIQTFASSDAAHEFILSVFLENSDKIAIISPTYDNFRARAQGIGIKTLPFMLDADFELNFELLNKFIITNNIKCVYICNPNNPTGKAYDKEKLTKLLQDFEQVLFIIDEAYYEFYGTSMQDLVQQYKNIIITRTFSKAFALAGLRIGYVISHSENILALNKLRNPKNVNALAQVAAIAALNDLEYTQNYINEVKLARKEFITSMDLVMGGGLAHGSVTNFVLMRNENTTLFVNYLERDGIFIRNYSHIIANHCRISIGTRKQMGLVAQKIQEFITQQGGNLPC